A genomic region of Drosophila kikkawai strain 14028-0561.14 chromosome X, DkikHiC1v2, whole genome shotgun sequence contains the following coding sequences:
- the AnxB10 gene encoding annexin B10 translates to MDYKPVPTVTNATPFDAAADAQTLRAAMKGFGTDEQEIIDVLAGRSNQQRQTIRAVYEAEFERDMVEDLKSELGGKFEDVIVGLMMPPVEYLCKQLHAAMAGMGTEEATLVEILCTKSNEEMAQIVAAYEERYQRPLAEQMCSETSGFFRRLLTLIVTGVRDGLTTPTDASEAKEQAAQLYAAGEAKLGTDEEVFNRIMSHASFPQLRLVFEEYKELSGQTIEQAIKHEMSDELHEAMMAIVECVQSPAAFFANRLYKAMNGAGTDDATLIRIIVSRSEIDLETIKQEFERIYNRTLHSAVVAETSGDYKRALTALLGTA, encoded by the exons ATGGACTACAAG CCCGTGCCCACGGTGACGAACGCCACCCCCTTTGATGCCGCCGCCGACGCCCAGACGCTGCGGGCAGCGATGAAGGGATTCGGTACCGACGAGCAGGAGATCATCGATGTGCTCGCCGGCAGGAGCAACCAGCAGCGCCAGACGATCCGTGCCGTATACGAGGCCGAGTTCGAGCGGGACATGGTAGAGGATCTTAAGAGCGAGCTGGGTGGCAAGTTCGAGGATGTGATCGTGGGCCTAATGATGCCACCTGTTGAGTACCTGTGCAAGCAACTGCATGCCGCCATGGCTGGCATGGGCACCGAGGAGGCTACGCTCGTCGAGATCCTGTGCACCAAGAGTAACGAGGAGATGGCCCAGATTGTGGCTGCCTACGAGGAGCGCTACCAGCGCCCGCTTGCCGAGCAGATGTGCAGCGAGACTTCTGGCTTCTTCCGCCGCCTCCTCACCCTGATTGTGACCGGTGTTCGTGATGGCTTAACCACACCCACGGATGCCAGCGAGGCCAAGGAGCAAGCCGCTCAGCTGTACGCTGCCGGTGAGGCCAAACTTGGCACAGACGAGGAGGTCTTCAACCGGATCATGTCGCATGCTAGCTTCCCCCAGCTGCGGCTCGTCTTCGAGGAGTACAAGGAGCTGTCCGGCCAGACCATCGAGCAGGCCATCAAGCACGAGATGTCCGACGAACTGCACGAGGCCATGATGGCCATAG TTGAGTGCGTCCAGTCGCCTGCGGCCTTCTTCGCCAACCGCCTGTACAAGGCCATGAATGGAGCTGGCACCGATGACGCCACCCTCATTCGGATCATCGTCAGTCGCTCGGAGATCGACCTGGAGACCATTAAGCAGGAGTTTGAGCGCATCTACAACCGTACGCTGCACAGCGCCGTGGTG GCCGAGACCTCCGGCGACTACAAGCGGGCCCTGACTGCCCTACTTGGAACCGCCTAA